The following is a genomic window from Dehalogenimonas sp. 4OHTPN.
TACATGAGGTTGTACAAAATATGAGAAATCGGCCCAACATTAAGTTGATCATTGCCTTTTTGGCGGCGCTTGCGGTGAGTCTGTTGCCTGGCTGTAACCTTTTGATCGACCCGTTCCAGCGGGATCTCAACAATGCCCGGTCAAAGTGGAGCGCCGCTGGCATCAGCGATTACGAATACCATCTGCGCGTAGCTTGCTTCTGCCCACCAAATATTGTTTCCCCGGTGGTTGTGAAGGTTGCAAACGACGTAAATATAGGCGTGGAGTACTCCAAAGAGCCGAAGGAGGTTACCAATGACTTCTTCAAACCTCTGGATACCATCGATGAACTCTTTGAGATCATCCAGAAAGCCATAGACGACAGGGTTGCCAGCCTTGATGTCGAGTACCATTCTACCTTCGGTTATCCTGTTTCCATCTCCATAGACCGCATTAAAGAAGCCATAGACGACGAGATCGCCTATTTTGTGGAGGCGTTTTACCCTGCTTCGTAGTACAAGTTCACTTGTGTTACCACAACAATCTCATCGAGGTTGCGCCATCGAACAGCCTAATCATCCGGATTCAATTGAAGCCCGTGTTGAGGCCCTCCGCCTCGACCTATCCCTCAAAAACCAGAAGCGCCTGCGTCTGGATATGGTTCTGCGTATTGCGCGCCGCCTGAATTCTCTTTCTGCCGGATGTGAAAAATGCCTTAGCCACCAGACAGGAATTGATTCGTTGGTCGAGAGTTTGGGATCTTATGAGGACTGGCAACTCAGCGACTGGAACTCCTACTACCGCTCGCTTGATTCCATTATGAAGCATCTCAAAGGCGTCCACCATTTGGTTGAGGAGGGCGATCAGATGGCGTGGGGAGCTGCCATCGGCGTCGCAATCGGTGCCGTGGCTGGGGCGGCTATCAATAACATCGGTCCAGGTGTCGGAGTAGGCATAGCCCTGGGAGCGGGTGCCGGTATGATTTACGACACTATCGCTCACAAGCAAGATCGGGTAATCTGAGTATTCTTTACACCCTTCGCCTCTATGCGTATAATGGCGTTTAATCACTTCGTCAACGGTACAAAGAGGTTGACTATGCTGAAACACGAAGTCCTTAAAATCCTCGAAAGCGACGCGCGTACCACTCCAGAACAGATTGCCCGCATGACCGGCGGCTTGCTCGACGAGGTCAAGCAAGTTATCAGGGACGCTGAGTCAGACCGGACCATCGTCCGCTATAAAACAGTCGTCAATTGGGAAAAAGTCTCCAATGACCGTGTCGAGGCCATCATCGAGGTCAAGGTAACCCCCCAGCGCGATACCGGTTTTGATGCTATAGCTAAGCATATCTATAACTTCCCGGAAGCCCGCACGGTATATCTCATGTCCGGTACCTATGACTTGGCGGTTCTGGTCACAGGTAAAACGATGCACCAGGTGGCCGATTTCGTCTCCCAGAAACTGGCTCAGATTGACGGCGTCCAGGGTACCACCACTCATTTCATGCTCAAGCGCTATAAAGAAGATGGTGAAGTACTAGCTGGCGCCGAGGAGATCCAGCGCCAGCAGGTAGTCCTTTAATACCTTCTTTTTTTGCCGGCACACTCAAATCTTTAGCTCGCTAAACTAAAAAATGCTATGACTATTGAATCCAAAGCCGACCGTTCATTGACCTCACGGCGGGTTGAAGCCATCAAGCCCTCTGGCATCCGGAAGTTCTTTGACCTTTTAGCCGGGATGGAGGGCGCCATTTCCTTAGGTGTTGGCGAACCTGATTTCGCCACTCCGTGGCATATCCGCGAGGCCGCGATCTATGCCCTGGAGCACGGCCGGACCATGTACACTTCAAATGCTGGTACGCCTGAACTGCGGAGGGAGATCGCTTCTTATCTGAGCCGTACCCACAACCTTGACTACAACCCGTTGTCTGAAGTTGTCGTTACCGTCGGTGTTTCAGAAGCCCTTGACCTGGCGGCTCGGGCAATTCTCGATCCCGGCGATGAGGTTTTACTTCCCGATCCCTGCTATGTTTCATACCCGTCATGCGTTACCCTAGCCGGTGGAGTGCCGGTCCCGGTGCCCACCTTTGAGAGCCAGTCATTTGAACTCAACCCTGCCGACGTCGCCCGTGCCATCACGCCCCGGACCCGCGCCATTCTTCTCGGATATCCGGCCAATCCCACCGGCGCCGTCATGCCAGCCGACAAACTGTCGGAGATCGCCATACTTGCCGAACGGCATAACCTCATTGTCATCTCTGATGAGATTTATAACCGCTTGACCTACGGCGTCACTGCGCCGTCTTTCGCAAGCCTGCCCGGTATGAAAGAGCGCACCGTCGTCCTCAATGGCGTGTCGAAATGTTACTCCATGACCGGCTGGCGAATCGGTTACGCCGCCGGGCCTAAAGAAATCGTCGCGGGGATGACCAAGATTCACCAGTACACCATGCTATGCGCCTCATCGATGGGACAGGCCGCTGCCGTCGAGGCGTTAAAAAACGGCGAGGACGATATCACCGCTATGGTCGACGACTATAACCGCCGCCGTATGGTCATGGTCTCCGGTTTCAACTCGCTGGGTCTATCCTGCTTCGATCCACGCGGCGCTTTTTATGCCTTCCCCTCGGTCAAGTCCACCGGCCTGTCCTCGGATGAGTTCGCTGAACGGCTTCTGAAAGAGGAAAAGGTGGCCGTAGTTCCCGGCACGGCCTTCGGAGAACAGGGCGAAGGTTACCTCCGCTGCTGCTACGCAACTGCCATGTCCCAAATTGAGGAAGCTTTGGAACGCATTCAGCGCTTTCTCAACCGGTTGTAAGACTCGATCTGCCGCCCCGACTTCTTCTTCCACTCTGAATAAGCGGGACTAAACCAAAGCGATCGCTTTCCGTTTGGTCAATTCTGTTATCACCCCGTTAGTAAAAGAATATAATTGGTTTTTACGTCAGATGGATCACTCTTAAAAGAAATTATTTCCCGCCACGCTAAAAACGGCAAAGCACATCCCATAGCCAGCCTGGGCATTCAAATTTTGCGAGGCGGGTGGGGGTGCAGCAGCACCGAACTCACGATGCCGGACAATCCCAGGGCTCCCATGCCGATGCTGAACAGGAGGAATGGCCGAAGGGCGTTTTCGATGACTCCGGGCAGCCAGAACTCAACCGCTGACGGTATACCGGAGGTAATTATCGAACCCGGGTTGAGCATCGAGTTGGTCACCATTACGCCGACAAAGCCAACCAATCCGAAGATGAAAAATACGATGCCGGCAAAGTGCAGCGTTTTGTGGGCTTTCCGGTAAATCAGGAAAGCCAACGCCACCAGTATAATCATAAACAGCCCGAGACTGTAAAAAGCCAGCCAGTAATAAACCAGGTTTTGTTTAGCCCGGTCAATCTCAATTTTGATTTCCACCAGACCGTCGGTCAGGCTCTGGGGCGCCCCTTCGAAAAAAGTGTTGTCGATCTCAATAGCCGCCGGAAGATCCGGGATCAATTCAAAGAAGAAAAAATTGTTAAATTCAGCCAGACGCTGTTCGGGGGTTGCTCCGGCCAGTTCCGGAGGCGGGAATCGGGTATATACATCGTAGAGGGTATTGTACATGACAATTGCCGGTTCCAGGAGAGGCACTGATATCTGAAGAGTTGGGCTCATTTGGAGGAGGTAGTCGTGTACCGGCGGTACCACTCTGCGGAGCGTTTGTTTGAACCAGGGATCGAGTGCCAGCATGGCATCGTCGACGTAATCGGCAAGATAGCTGAAAGTCGGATTGAGTTCGGTCCCAATCTTGCGCTTGACCATTTCTTCGGCCAGATCCGGCCAGTCGATCTTGTCGGCCAGGGAATAAAACAACTCCGGGTCGAGAATGGTCTCGCCGATGACCACGTTGAGGTCGAGGGTTTCGGTGCGGCCGAGAATATAGTCGTAAAGCCGGTCGACCGCCTCGCCGATGGCAGCCTTGAGTTCTTCCGAATAATTCGGCAATTCGCCGTCTAAAAACTCTCGCAGTGCATCCGGAACATCGTTGCCGGCTGAAATCTCCAGGATAGAGTCCTTGATGATAGCGGCGACATCCAGGTCTTCGATCTGACGGTTAACGAAGGTTGGACTCAGGGCGGTGAAATTGAAGGTCAATCCGGCACCGAACAGCATGATAGAGAAAAATAATAGTATACCGATCAGTGTCAGGGCGAGGCCTTTGAGGAAGCCCATGATGCTCCAATGCCGGTTATTAGACTTAATTATCAGGGGCGCGCTTGTGATAAGTCAAGCGCCGGAAGCCAGATCTAGCCCCGGTCGGTCAGGCGGTAGAGTGCCTGGTAAGAGGCGCCGAAGTCCGGGTTTGCCGCTTCCAATTTAGACTTCAAGTCGGCCATGCGGCTGGCAAACTCATCGCGGCGGCCGTCTTTGACCAGGCTCGCCCAGTCCTCGGCCTTATCGGCGAAAAGGCTTTCTATCTCCGGCAGGTGCGGCAGGTTGAGCTGCAGCGAGGCGTACAGCGCCGGGTCTTCTGAAAGGACACTCTCCACCAGGGTCAGGAGCGCCTTGTAGGTGATGCCGGAAGCGCCGGCCATTTCGGTGAGCCTGTCCAGGCTGACCAGGGCGTCTGCGGTGACGATGGCGATGAAGTGGGCCAGGCCGAGAGAGATGGCCATCAGCCGGTCATGTTCCTCCGGGGAGGTGAGGCGCACCCGGGCGCCGCGGCCGGTCAACCAATGCGATACCCTCCGCGCCAACTCGCTTTCGGCATCACTGGTAGGGGTGAGGATGAAGTTCTGGCCGGCAAGCCCCTTGGCGCCGGGGCCGAAGACGGGGTGGGCGCCGAGGATGAGCGAATGCGGGAAATGGCGGTGCATTGCCGCCACCGGTCCGGTCTTGACCGAAGTCAGGTCAAAAACCTTCTGGCCGGGCTTGACGTGAGGTGCCAGGCCGCCGCAGACGAAATCGAATGAATCGATAGGTACCGAGATGATGACGGCATCGGCCCCGGTGACCGCATTAAGTCGGTCCGCCGCCTCGACGCCGAGTTGGGCGGCGGCCAGGGCCAGCCTGTCCTTATGGCGGCCGATAATAGTAACCTGGTGACCTTCGCTTTTCAGCAGGCGGGCGAACCAGGCGCCCATTTTGCCGTAGCCGCCGACGATAGCGATGTTCTTGGGTCCGATATCTACCATCGACTATTTTCCTTCAGCCCGAGCCCTGGGGTAAGATCCCAGAATCTTGATGAACAGTGTCTGGTCCTCCAGCGCCGGCAGGGCGGCTTTGAAGCTCTCGTCCTCCCGGTGGCCTTCGAAGTCCAGGTAGAAGTTGTACTCCCAGGCTTTTTTGCGGGTGGGGCGGCTCTCGATCTTGGTCAGGTTGATCTTCCGCTCGGCCAGAATGCGCAGGAACTCGTACAGAGCGCCCGGCCGGTGCTTTACGGCGAAAACTACCGAGGTTTTGTCGTTGCCCGATGGCGGGGCGTCGCACCTGGCCAGAGCGAAGAAGCGGGTGAAGTTCTGGGGGTTGTCCATGATGTCACGAGCCAGGATTTTCATGCCGTAGATAGCCGCCGCCCGTTCCGAAGCCACCGCGGCGGCGTCGCAAACGCCCTGCTCCTTGATGAGTTTGACCGCGCCGGCGGTGTCGTAAGTAGGCTGAAGCTCGAATTTGAGCTGGCGCAGGAAGTGGCCGCATTGGCCCAGCGCCTGCGGGTGCGAATAGACGCGCCGGATACCGTCAAGAGTGGCGCCGGGGTTGCCGATGAGGCAATGGTTGACCCTCAGGTGATGCTCGCCGGAAACCATCAGGCTGTGCTCCAGCATCAGGTCATAGGAGCGTGAGATGCTGCCCTCGATGGAATTTTCGATGGGGATCATGCCGTACTGAACCCGGCCGCTTTCGACTTCGGCGAAGACTGCCTCAAGCGACTCGCAAGAGCGGGTCACCGCCCGAGGACCGAAAAAGGCCAGAGCGGCAGCCTCCGAATAAGCGCCTGGCTCACCCTGAAAGGCGGCGGACACCGATTGGCGCTCACGGGCCAGCTTGATGATGCGCTCGTAGATTTCGGCAGCCTCAGCCGCGGTCATGCCGGCACCAGCAGCCAGGCTTATTGCCCGATCAATGACCTGGCGCTCGCGTCCGGCGTCCAGGGTCGGCGCGGCGCCGGCGGCTTTTTCCCGGCCGATGGCTTCGGCGGTGGACAGCCGTTCAGCCAGCAGTTTAATGATGTTTTCATCAAGTGTATCGACGTGTTTTCTCAGGTCATCGAGGCTCATCTTAAAACCCTCTCGATCTTTCCGTGACGGAGGGCGAAATCAGCCAGCACCACCGCGGTCATAGCCTCCGCCACCGCCACCGCCCGCGGGACGATACAGGTGTCGTGGCGGCCGCCGACGGCTACCGTTGTCGGTTCCAGGTTGTCCAGGTCAACGCTGCGCTGGAGTTTGCCGATGGAAGGCGTCGGTTTGACCGCCAGGCGAGCCACCAACGGCATGCCGGAGGAAATGCCGCCCAGAATGCCACCGTGGTTGTTGGTTGTTGTGATCACCCTGCCGCTCTTCACATCAAAGGCGTCGTTATCTTCAGAGCCCTTGAGTCGAGCCGCGGCGAAGCCGGCGCCGAATTCGACGCCCTTGACCGCGGGAATAGCCAAATAGGCTTTAGCCAGGCAGCCTTCAAGGGTGTCGAAGACCGGTTCGCCCAGACCGACAGGCAGACCCTCTGCCCGTGCCTCGATAATACCGCCGAGGGAATCGCCGTCCCGGCTGGCGGCCTTGATAGCCTCGATCATTTTTACCGCCGCGGCCGGGTCGGCGCAGGAGACCTCATTGCCCGCCATCCTCTCCCGAATAGACTCGATGTCCTGGGGCGGCGCGGCCTTTATTCCGCCGATCTCGACGGCGTGGGCTGTGACCTCGATGCCGATGGTGGACAGCAGCTTTTTAGCCACCGCTCCCGCCATGACGAAGCCGGCGGTGATGCGGCCGGAGAACCTGCCCGAGCCTCGCCAGTCGTTGAAACCACCGTATTTCTCATACGCGGTGAAGTCGGCATGGCCGGGTCTGAGGACGTTCTTAATCTTCTCGTAGGCGGATGAATCGATATCGCGGTTCCAGATGGCCAGGCAGATGGGCGCGCCGGTGGTAAAGCCGTTGAAGACGCCGGAGAAAACTTCCACCTTGTCGGTCTCGCGGCGGCCGGTGGCCAGCGGCCGGCCGCGGGAACTCTTGCGTTTATCAACTTCGCGCTGGATGTCCTCGACGCCGATCGGCAGCCCGGCCGGGCA
Proteins encoded in this region:
- a CDS encoding DUF6174 domain-containing protein, with protein sequence MRNRPNIKLIIAFLAALAVSLLPGCNLLIDPFQRDLNNARSKWSAAGISDYEYHLRVACFCPPNIVSPVVVKVANDVNIGVEYSKEPKEVTNDFFKPLDTIDELFEIIQKAIDDRVASLDVEYHSTFGYPVSISIDRIKEAIDDEIAYFVEAFYPAS
- a CDS encoding Lrp/AsnC family transcriptional regulator, producing the protein MLKHEVLKILESDARTTPEQIARMTGGLLDEVKQVIRDAESDRTIVRYKTVVNWEKVSNDRVEAIIEVKVTPQRDTGFDAIAKHIYNFPEARTVYLMSGTYDLAVLVTGKTMHQVADFVSQKLAQIDGVQGTTTHFMLKRYKEDGEVLAGAEEIQRQQVVL
- a CDS encoding aminotransferase class I/II-fold pyridoxal phosphate-dependent enzyme, with translation MTIESKADRSLTSRRVEAIKPSGIRKFFDLLAGMEGAISLGVGEPDFATPWHIREAAIYALEHGRTMYTSNAGTPELRREIASYLSRTHNLDYNPLSEVVVTVGVSEALDLAARAILDPGDEVLLPDPCYVSYPSCVTLAGGVPVPVPTFESQSFELNPADVARAITPRTRAILLGYPANPTGAVMPADKLSEIAILAERHNLIVISDEIYNRLTYGVTAPSFASLPGMKERTVVLNGVSKCYSMTGWRIGYAAGPKEIVAGMTKIHQYTMLCASSMGQAAAVEALKNGEDDITAMVDDYNRRRMVMVSGFNSLGLSCFDPRGAFYAFPSVKSTGLSSDEFAERLLKEEKVAVVPGTAFGEQGEGYLRCCYATAMSQIEEALERIQRFLNRL
- a CDS encoding prephenate dehydrogenase, with amino-acid sequence MVDIGPKNIAIVGGYGKMGAWFARLLKSEGHQVTIIGRHKDRLALAAAQLGVEAADRLNAVTGADAVIISVPIDSFDFVCGGLAPHVKPGQKVFDLTSVKTGPVAAMHRHFPHSLILGAHPVFGPGAKGLAGQNFILTPTSDAESELARRVSHWLTGRGARVRLTSPEEHDRLMAISLGLAHFIAIVTADALVSLDRLTEMAGASGITYKALLTLVESVLSEDPALYASLQLNLPHLPEIESLFADKAEDWASLVKDGRRDEFASRMADLKSKLEAANPDFGASYQALYRLTDRG
- the pheA gene encoding prephenate dehydratase, translating into MSLDDLRKHVDTLDENIIKLLAERLSTAEAIGREKAAGAAPTLDAGRERQVIDRAISLAAGAGMTAAEAAEIYERIIKLARERQSVSAAFQGEPGAYSEAAALAFFGPRAVTRSCESLEAVFAEVESGRVQYGMIPIENSIEGSISRSYDLMLEHSLMVSGEHHLRVNHCLIGNPGATLDGIRRVYSHPQALGQCGHFLRQLKFELQPTYDTAGAVKLIKEQGVCDAAAVASERAAAIYGMKILARDIMDNPQNFTRFFALARCDAPPSGNDKTSVVFAVKHRPGALYEFLRILAERKINLTKIESRPTRKKAWEYNFYLDFEGHREDESFKAALPALEDQTLFIKILGSYPRARAEGK
- the aroC gene encoding chorismate synthase — encoded protein: MNNSLGEMFRITSFGESHGDCIGIVVDGCPAGLPIGVEDIQREVDKRKSSRGRPLATGRRETDKVEVFSGVFNGFTTGAPICLAIWNRDIDSSAYEKIKNVLRPGHADFTAYEKYGGFNDWRGSGRFSGRITAGFVMAGAVAKKLLSTIGIEVTAHAVEIGGIKAAPPQDIESIRERMAGNEVSCADPAAAVKMIEAIKAASRDGDSLGGIIEARAEGLPVGLGEPVFDTLEGCLAKAYLAIPAVKGVEFGAGFAAARLKGSEDNDAFDVKSGRVITTTNNHGGILGGISSGMPLVARLAVKPTPSIGKLQRSVDLDNLEPTTVAVGGRHDTCIVPRAVAVAEAMTAVVLADFALRHGKIERVLR